The sequence below is a genomic window from Salminus brasiliensis chromosome 6, fSalBra1.hap2, whole genome shotgun sequence.
TTTTCTGTTGACTGAACATTCATTTATAGATTTGAGCGATTCGTTACTTTCTGCttatcaaagaagtgtctgtttACCTTTCATTTGCATTAGCATCTAGTCCTGAAGAACCGTGATGAATGACATAACTCCAAGATCTGCATTCAGGTAATCTGCAGGCATCCTTCTGCTGGTTCAATGCATTTCCTTTCTCCTCGTGTTCATACGTCAGCCCACTGCTGGTGATAGCAATCTGTCTGTATGCTCATTCTTTGTGTTGGTTCATAGTGTACAGGTTGTGTCTTTGAGCTGCAGAGTAAACAAGTCTAATGCAGGTACGAGGCGACCATCATAGCGAAGCACCATGCACATGTAGCACCACATTATCTCCTTATCTACCTCACTACATCTATAAAATGTGCGCTCCCGCTAAGAAGAAATGGCATATACTCGAATGGCACGTACCAGAAATGGCACATATCTTTCTAAGTATTAGCAGGGAGATCTGTGCTAAACATTAAGTCATATCTTGATTGTATTAGCATTGTATAGCATTGTGTATGTGACCATAACAGTGTTCTGCGTTTAGGGTTATTGAGAAGCCATTGTAAGCCGCCATGTCATAACTGTCTGTCCAGGTCAAAACATGCGGCGGAGAGCACATTCAGACTTTGACTTGATGCTGTGGAATGTGCCGGGTTTCTACCGTAGCTTTTCATTGTCTTAATGTGTATCAGAGATGCTTTCTGAGCTTACTCTGTCTCTGCAGCTTTCTTGGGACAATGTGTACAAAATGCAGAATGCACCTTATGTCCTATTTccccagttttgttttttttgtcatagttcaTTTTGTGCAGAAGTAACTGAATATTGTGCTTTGAGTTCCATCCAGATGTTGGTAAAGAAGACATATGTTAACATGTAATAGTGATGTGCTTTGTAGGGTTAGGACTTTAAGTTAGGGGCTAAAAATCTTATCATCATTCACTCATACTCTCATTGTTCACTtgtcctctctccctcctctggGTCTGTCTTTTACACTGTAGTGACAGAGAGAAGAGGGTTGTACACCCTGGTCCCATCTGGAGAGCGTGATCCATGAGCCAGAAGCTCTTGAATGGTGATCCAGTTGTCCAAGATGCGACGGTTGCGCTTCTTTGAGCTCTTCTTCTGACTCAGCTCCAGAATGGAGCCCGGGGTCTGGCCTGACTCCTGCGGGCCTTCCCTCCCTGGCTCCTGGCCCCGGTCGCGGAGATAGTCGAGCCGACACTGCATCATAAACTCGCGGCGCCTGCGTTGCTCACGGGCCCTTAGCAGCTGCTGCTTGCGCTCCTCTTTGCTCCAGTACCGCCCCATTTTCATTTCACTCACAGCATCATCATCAGTGGTCATGCCACTGCGCTCTTCACGAATCTTCATAGCCCGGGCCTTAAGCAAGCGGTCGCGGACAGGACGTTTCGCCACATAGCGGGTACCATCGCTACGGATCTTTACCTTCCACTCCATGCGTGGGGAGGCAGGGGGAAGTGGCAAAGGCAGATCCAGGGAGTGTTTCGCTGGGCTGTGATGAAGGACAGGGCCAAGTGTGCTGCTCCCCAGGCTCATGGGGCTTGCCCGGCCACTACTGCCCACTGCTACCTCACTTTCCCCTTCCACAGTTCTCTCTATGTTTGATTCTGAGAAGGAGGAGCCCAGCTGCATGCAGCTCTGGTAGCGCTCTGGCGGAGGGCGGTTAGAGTGGTGGCGTCGGGTGAAGTAGGGACTCGACTCAGCACTGTGGCCTCCAGTTCTTTCATGGATGCTGTTGGCTCTTGAGCTCCTGCCTTGTGCTCCACCATCTGCCAATGGTCGAGCAGTCCCTTCTCGAGACAGAGACCGGAACTTCTGGTTGATGTTGGTGTTCATCTGGAATTTCTTGTAGCTGCTGGGTGAGTAGGAGGAGTTGAAACTGGCTCGTCCTCTCTCGCTCCAGCCGGGCCGGTCTCGGTGTCTTCCTTGTAGAAGAGAACCAGAGTCTTCCATCTGGGTTACAGGAGAGAGGTGATCGCTCACCAATGGTGTGCTCCTGCAACTCTCTCCCCCAGTGTTGTAAGCACTGCTGGTGTCCTTGTctgatctttctctctctgggaGTTCTTTGATATCAGAGAGCTCATGGAGTGGGGACACTTGCAGTTCGGGAGAACCCCTACCTGAAGCCTCCTCCTCCAGCAGCCATGCTTTCAAGCAGCGCTCTCTCAGTTGCTGCATCTTCTGTGCCCGCAGGATGTTCCGGCACTTGAACTCGAGGTGTCGCAACTCCTCCTCCAAGAGCACCATCTCATGTGGAGTCAGACTCTCATTGCAGTTCTCATCCAGACCCActtctttctctccatcctccTTGGCCTCCTCATCTCCATCTGCCTGGTCTGCTTCCTCGAGCTTTTGGCCTGTGTTGCTATTCTTTGCATTTCTTTCGTAGCGACACTTGATCTCCAGCAACTCCCGGTACCTTTCACACTCCTCCTCTGTCAAACCAGGCATCATCATGGTGCTCACTGGGTCATGTAAGTATCCTGCCCCTGCACCCCCACAGTCCAGAGAGTCCATACTAAGGTGGAGTTCTCTGATGTGAAGCAATGGGGATGGTGTATCTCCCCCACCTCCGCCGCTCCTACCAGGTCTGAACTTACGGAGGCTGTGCGGCGTGTTGGAGGTGTTCGTGTTGGAGGCACTGGTCTGCTCCTCGCCCAGGAGTATGTCATGCTCAGACGATTCTTCGTTTTTGGTGCTCTCATCTGTGCGGCCCACACCACTGTCCAGCTCTTGACTGTTGTTGAGGGTGGCCAGGCTGAGCCTGGGTGTCTCCCGGTGGAGTGGGTTCTCAGGCACAGCTGCCTGGACTCTTTGCTGCTGAAGACGATATAAGCTGGGCAAGTGAGAAGTGTTGAGACTGTCCACACTCATGCCTACTGGTAGGTCACAATCTAGGTCCTCTGGATCCATTTGGGGGTCCGTCTTATGGTTTTGTTCATTTCACAGGAATATGAAGGATTGTCCCATACGTTTTTGATtatttgagagagagaaaaaaatagcACTTATTAGAAGCCAGTTACCAAGCAACAGACGTGAAACCATCAGTATTACTtaagctctttaattgagtgcATGCACTAACATATTTTACCACTAGATGGCAATGTAAATACACAGTGCAACACATATTTAGAGTCAGATCCCTTAAAGagtcactgtcctgcaaaagcCCAGTataaatgtcaactttacaggcaAAGGAAAACCTTGTTAACgttcaatgtaaaaagactgtACTCCAAGTCAtgttggatcatttctatttgtccatttaTCAGGAGATTTTGACccactgtaaagaacaactgccagactcACAGACTCACATATTGAGCTATAtagtttttgcaggacagcaacaatataatCAAGTAACACTAAAAGAACCTTCAAATCCTGTTTCTCTTGTAGAATCTTCATGTCAGACAAATGTTCTATGTATTCCTCACCCTGCTTATCAGTGCTAGGACACGGGTGTCCTGATTT
It includes:
- the pdzd4 gene encoding PDZ domain-containing protein 4 isoform X1, coding for MGCNMCVVNRPEEQYRIMFQKGNTMRPIDAEIKLKGRRTSHLSQDKDGHPHDPLLLQVVRKGHRRRAGTIGGPARLMAITDCVDHSTQTDISFQNFLGTGRVSCEDGGSPKPPPSPPLPPLVEPYLLNELCTLDHDCAELNDYLDVANHDVDRQEELEYEEVELYKSSQQDKLGLTVCYRTDDEEDQGIYVGEVNPNSIAAKDGRIRKGDRILQINGVDVQNREEAVAILTREDSINFSLLLARPEIETDPQMDPEDLDCDLPVGMSVDSLNTSHLPSLYRLQQQRVQAAVPENPLHRETPRLSLATLNNSQELDSGVGRTDESTKNEESSEHDILLGEEQTSASNTNTSNTPHSLRKFRPGRSGGGGGDTPSPLLHIRELHLSMDSLDCGGAGAGYLHDPVSTMMMPGLTEEECERYRELLEIKCRYERNAKNSNTGQKLEEADQADGDEEAKEDGEKEVGLDENCNESLTPHEMVLLEEELRHLEFKCRNILRAQKMQQLRERCLKAWLLEEEASGRGSPELQVSPLHELSDIKELPERERSDKDTSSAYNTGGESCRSTPLVSDHLSPVTQMEDSGSLLQGRHRDRPGWSERGRASFNSSYSPSSYKKFQMNTNINQKFRSLSREGTARPLADGGAQGRSSRANSIHERTGGHSAESSPYFTRRHHSNRPPPERYQSCMQLGSSFSESNIERTVEGESEVAVGSSGRASPMSLGSSTLGPVLHHSPAKHSLDLPLPLPPASPRMEWKVKIRSDGTRYVAKRPVRDRLLKARAMKIREERSGMTTDDDAVSEMKMGRYWSKEERKQQLLRAREQRRRREFMMQCRLDYLRDRGQEPGREGPQESGQTPGSILELSQKKSSKKRNRRILDNWITIQELLAHGSRSPDGTRVYNPLLSVTTV
- the pdzd4 gene encoding PDZ domain-containing protein 4 isoform X2; its protein translation is MGCNMCVVNRPEEQYRIMFQLKGRRTSHLSQDKDGHPHDPLLLQVVRKGHRRRAGTIGGPARLMAITDCVDHSTQTDISFQNFLGTGRVSCEDGGSPKPPPSPPLPPLVEPYLLNELCTLDHDCAELNDYLDVANHDVDRQEELEYEEVELYKSSQQDKLGLTVCYRTDDEEDQGIYVGEVNPNSIAAKDGRIRKGDRILQINGVDVQNREEAVAILTREDSINFSLLLARPEIETDPQMDPEDLDCDLPVGMSVDSLNTSHLPSLYRLQQQRVQAAVPENPLHRETPRLSLATLNNSQELDSGVGRTDESTKNEESSEHDILLGEEQTSASNTNTSNTPHSLRKFRPGRSGGGGGDTPSPLLHIRELHLSMDSLDCGGAGAGYLHDPVSTMMMPGLTEEECERYRELLEIKCRYERNAKNSNTGQKLEEADQADGDEEAKEDGEKEVGLDENCNESLTPHEMVLLEEELRHLEFKCRNILRAQKMQQLRERCLKAWLLEEEASGRGSPELQVSPLHELSDIKELPERERSDKDTSSAYNTGGESCRSTPLVSDHLSPVTQMEDSGSLLQGRHRDRPGWSERGRASFNSSYSPSSYKKFQMNTNINQKFRSLSREGTARPLADGGAQGRSSRANSIHERTGGHSAESSPYFTRRHHSNRPPPERYQSCMQLGSSFSESNIERTVEGESEVAVGSSGRASPMSLGSSTLGPVLHHSPAKHSLDLPLPLPPASPRMEWKVKIRSDGTRYVAKRPVRDRLLKARAMKIREERSGMTTDDDAVSEMKMGRYWSKEERKQQLLRAREQRRRREFMMQCRLDYLRDRGQEPGREGPQESGQTPGSILELSQKKSSKKRNRRILDNWITIQELLAHGSRSPDGTRVYNPLLSVTTV